Below is a window of Plasmodium brasilianum strain Bolivian I chromosome 14, whole genome shotgun sequence DNA.
CCTAGGCTTAATTTAAGTCCTCGCTTGTCAACAGAATAAGaagaaagggaaaaaagaaaaataaatttcattttgcaCATTTCGTAAGTTGTGCATAGATtagtttttaattataactgcaagaatgaagaaaattaaaGAACATAAGCATTAATCCAAAATTGTTTAAGGGGCTTTATATCGAACTGTaagtataaatgtaaataaacctgggggtattttttttttccttatttcgTTGTAAATCTTAATAGATCTGTTCTGcacaaaagaaataattgtATAACACGGTAATGaagcacaaatatatatataggtcattttttttttttttattttgacaAAATAGTAACTCCATTATTTTAACTTAAAAATTTCACTTTAGAAATCTGAAAagaatataacataaaatagcTAATTTTggacattttatttttttttttttaagaaaaaatttatttatggtatggttaaggataaaaaaatagaaaattttttttttttttttttttgtttttttacttaCAACGTATAGCTTTTTGATGgacagaaaaaaatgaatagcattccatatatcaaaaatttatatagtaagaaaataaaaattagaatATAAAACGAACTTGCATCCTTTCTttttagataaaataaaatatatactacgTTCAAATGTTGACTAAGAAATTGTTTCAAAGACCCCCCTTACCACGACACAGTTGTGGCAAGAATGGCAGCGAGAGTTGCGACAATCTTGGCATATTAAAGAATGTTAATTTGATTTAATATATggttatgtatatttatacatatatgtatatgtgtgtacgtatgtaAATATCCCCCTACACACATACAAATACGCAAGTACATTTGCGTATATACTGGTACCTAGGTAAGTGTGAtgctttttaaaaacaatttaaaaccattttctttttagcGGACCCTTCGAATAAGCTGTTCAACGATTTGAGAATATGCACAAAGGCTATGGAATCATGCGGTATGACATGCAGCTCCCTATATGTAGCGGTAACAcctatattaaaaataaaggaacaGAACATTAAATTTGtactttttacataaaaatttatttattcatttatttgtttacttatttatttatatatatatatatatatattttttttttttttctgtggTTTAATACACATTTGTAAAAGTTCTTGCTGATGCGTATATTTGTCTGTctacatataatattgttCATATGTTTGAAAAAGTTTAAAGATACagttcttttgtttttccgAAATATAAAAGGAAGAAAGTTCATTCACATTATTAGGTTAAACTACATgattagatatataaaattaaataaaatttttcccCTATTTTTTTGAAGACGCCTTGGCAAGTAGAAGGAGGAGGTGTCATTGGTGTTATGAGATTGGAAGACCAAATAAGAAACCCGCCAGTAGTAAAGTTAAAAGGGCATACATCGAATATACTAGATTTAGCATTTAATCCTTGTTATAGCGAAGTTATTGCATCGAGTTCAGAAGATATGACAATTCGAATTTGGGAGGTAGCACAAAATGATGATAAAACAAGAGAGATAAAAGATCCcctttgtattttaaaaggacataaaaaaaaggtaaatattATTGATTGGAATcctataaattattatatattatcttcAACTTCTTTTGATtgtgtaataaatatatgggatatagaaaatgagaaaaaagcTTTTCAAATTAATATGCCAAAAAAGCTAACATCTTTAAAATGGAATATTCGAGGCACTTTACTTGTTGGTACATGTCTGAATAAATATCTGCATATAATAGATCccagaaaaaaagaaatatgttcaagtttttatgtacataatggCGGGAAAAGCGCGAGGAGTATATGGATTGATGGTATTAGAGGAAATGATGATTATGTATTAAGTACaggtttttcaaaaaataatatgagagaaataaaattatgggATCTTAAAAATACATCTTCTCCTCTTGTTAACATGTCAATAGACAATGCTTCTGCTCCTTTACTTCCTCATTATGATGAAAGTATAGGaatcttttatttaattggTAAGGGGGATGGAAATTGTAGGTACTATCAACAATCTGAAGGCATTATTAGAAAACTGGGTGAATACAAATCTTGTTTACCTTTTAAGTCTTTTGGATTTTTACCAAAGCAAGtttgtgatatatataaatgtgaaattggaagagtatataaaaatgaaaacaatacTAGTATTAGAcctatatctttttttgtcCCTAGGAAAAACTCTACTATATTTCAAGAGGATTTATATCCTCCTATAATTATGCATAACCCAAAAAATAGCTCTAAGCATTGGATTGATGGAATtgatttaaatattaatagaatATCTATAAAAGATTTAACAGAAAGTGACCTAAGaattactaaaaaatttaaaagggTCCCTTACTCTTGTAACAGCATTATTATAGAAGATAATTTCCCCTCTAAGAGAGGCTCTATCATTAGGAAGTTTACCAGAAAATTTAccttctttaaaaaaagtagtaGGAAAATAAACGAATGTAACAACAATGAGGATgataatagtattaataattataattatactagtagcaataaaaacaaaaattcgTTCGACAGCTCGAAAGATTCACTGAATTTCAAACTTAAAAGTTTTAAAGTGAAAGGGATACTAAATGATGACGGTGAAAAACAGTTTTACAATGATGATGGGGATAACGAAAGAGAGAAAAGCAATGTGATGGAAGATGAACAAATTAGTGAATACACTCAGACGGGGAAAAACAACTTAGATGAGAAAGGTGAAGATTCCATTTATAGTGGAAAGgtggaaaaaaatagaaatactATAAGCAAATGCTGCGATGCCATTAGGAACATTAAGCTTTGTCTAAAGAGGGAGAAAATATAGTAACGAGGAATGTATATGAGgtaggaaaaaaagaaaaacgcggaaaaattccaaaaaattgaagagaaaaattttaaatagttATGACTTACACTTTTACGCAGTCTGAATGCGGGGGTTAAGAGACTTTTTTTCCATACACTTTTGTTtatacatgttttttttttttttttttttgtttctacTTCTCCCCATTTTGTGATTTTGTTAATGtgcatatttaattataggTTTAATTgctatgtacatgtacatatatgttttaaaagaattttttttttttttttttttgcatgtgTGCATTAAGACacaataaacaaatataactTTATGTAATTGTCAATAGGATACACACTATGTTGTGCTATTTTGCGCATTTTTGCTcaccttttatatttttccaatCTTTCCACATCATTTCGCTAGAACGAAAGTACACGAATTAAGAATATGCTTGAATAAATTTTTGCAGTTGGATATTTCAGTTTTTTTAAGATTTAAA
It encodes the following:
- a CDS encoding coronin codes for the protein MLTKKLFQRPPLPRHSCGKNGSESCDNLGILKNLFNDLRICTKAMESCGMTCSSLYVATPWQVEGGGVIGVMRLEDQIRNPPVVKLKGHTSNILDLAFNPCYSEVIASSSEDMTIRIWEVAQNDDKTREIKDPLCILKGHKKKVNIIDWNPINYYILSSTSFDCVINIWDIENEKKAFQINMPKKLTSLKWNIRGTLLVGTCLNKYLHIIDPRKKEICSSFYVHNGGKSARSIWIDGIRGNDDYVLSTGFSKNNMREIKLWDLKNTSSPLVNMSIDNASAPLLPHYDESIGIFYLIGKGDGNCRYYQQSEGIIRKLGEYKSCLPFKSFGFLPKQVCDIYKCEIGRVYKNENNTSIRPISFFVPRKNSTIFQEDLYPPIIMHNPKNSSKHWIDGIDLNINRISIKDLTESDLRITKKFKRVPYSCNSIIIEDNFPSKRGSIIRKFTRKFTFFKKSSRKINECNNNEDDNSINNYNYTSSNKNKNSFDSSKDSLNFKLKSFKVKGILNDDGEKQFYNDDGDNEREKSNVMEDEQISEYTQTGKNNLDEKGEDSIYSGKVEKNRNTISKCCDAIRNIKLCLKREKI